In the genome of Bacillus sp. S3, one region contains:
- a CDS encoding response regulator — protein MKGNRDIEVLIVEDDLRVAEIQKRFLEQIEGFQTVGIAASYVEAKTLIEIMQPDLLLLDVFFPDMNGLDLLKETKQQKKQMNVIMITAAKEIQRVQEAIRIGVFDYIIKPVVFERLKQSLLRFKDFHRKLVQLEEDGYHVTQQQVDQLLRKEVEIGSNEKVYLPKGIDPLTLEKVLEVLSREGGGHTAELVAKEIGVSRTTARRYLEHLVSEEKIEADLAYGTVGRPERVYVVTK, from the coding sequence ATGAAGGGGAACCGAGACATTGAAGTATTAATTGTAGAGGACGACTTAAGGGTGGCTGAGATTCAAAAACGTTTTCTAGAGCAGATTGAAGGGTTTCAAACAGTCGGGATTGCTGCAAGTTATGTGGAGGCTAAAACGTTAATTGAGATCATGCAGCCTGACTTGCTCTTACTTGACGTCTTTTTTCCAGATATGAACGGACTGGATTTGTTGAAGGAAACAAAGCAGCAGAAGAAACAAATGAACGTCATTATGATTACGGCAGCAAAAGAGATTCAAAGAGTGCAAGAAGCCATTCGAATTGGTGTATTTGATTATATTATTAAACCTGTTGTGTTTGAACGTTTAAAACAATCCTTACTCCGTTTTAAGGATTTTCATCGAAAGTTGGTACAGTTAGAAGAAGATGGTTACCATGTCACTCAGCAGCAGGTTGATCAGCTTCTTCGAAAAGAAGTTGAAATCGGCTCAAACGAAAAGGTTTATTTGCCGAAGGGAATTGATCCACTCACACTCGAAAAGGTGCTCGAGGTTTTAAGCAGGGAAGGCGGCGGCCATACGGCTGAATTAGTTGCCAAAGAAATTGGTGTCAGCCGGACAACCGCTAGGCGGTATTTAGAACATCTTGTATCAGAGGAAAAAATCGAAGCAGATCTCGCATACGGAACCGTAGGCAGGCCGGAGCGGGTATATGTTGTAACAAAGTAA
- a CDS encoding tripartite tricarboxylate transporter permease — protein MSTLDYLFHGFGTALIWYNIIFAFIGVLIGTAVGVLPGIGPMSGVALLIPVTASITGGLPPEQAATSAIILLAGVYYGAMYGGSTTSILLNTPGESSSVVTTLDGYQMAKKGRAGSALSIAAIGSFVGGLVTIIALIVLAKPLSNIALKFGPAEYFSLMLLGLAAVSGLAGKSVTKALIMTICGLLLGTIGIDNVSGIARFTFDVPWLYQGIEFLTIAVGLFALGEVFKTILEKEEEDGEIAKINNMLPSKEEFKESAGPIARGSLLGFFVGILPGAGATLASFFSYILEKKISKNPSKFGTGAIAGVAAPETANNAASGGAMIPLLTLGIPGSGTTAILMGALMMYNVQPGPLLFEDHPQVAWGLIASMFIGNIMLLILNLPLVKVFAKIIETPKKYLIPMIIAISIFGVYAVQVSTYDLLLLLACGVLGYFFSKHDYPIAPLVLGLVLGPMIENNLRRALTISNGDYGVFFTRPLSLVFLLITVLWLVVPLLLKRKGKEVIINVEG, from the coding sequence TTGAGTACTCTTGATTATTTATTTCATGGATTTGGAACAGCACTTATTTGGTATAATATCATTTTTGCCTTTATAGGGGTGTTAATAGGGACGGCGGTTGGTGTTTTGCCAGGGATTGGTCCTATGAGCGGGGTAGCACTCCTAATCCCGGTAACAGCTTCTATCACTGGGGGACTGCCGCCGGAACAAGCGGCAACAAGCGCGATTATCCTTCTGGCAGGCGTTTATTATGGAGCGATGTATGGGGGTTCGACTACTTCTATTCTATTAAATACACCGGGGGAGTCCTCGTCTGTTGTAACGACATTAGATGGATACCAGATGGCGAAGAAAGGAAGAGCTGGAAGCGCCCTATCGATCGCCGCAATTGGCTCCTTTGTTGGTGGACTTGTGACAATCATTGCATTGATTGTCTTAGCAAAGCCTTTATCCAATATAGCGCTTAAATTTGGCCCGGCTGAATATTTTTCGTTAATGCTTCTAGGGCTTGCTGCAGTTAGCGGGTTAGCAGGGAAATCGGTCACAAAAGCATTAATTATGACTATTTGCGGGTTATTACTCGGAACGATTGGGATTGACAACGTTTCGGGAATTGCCAGATTCACCTTCGATGTTCCGTGGCTTTACCAAGGAATCGAATTCTTAACCATCGCTGTTGGGCTGTTTGCGCTCGGTGAGGTGTTTAAAACGATTTTAGAAAAAGAAGAGGAAGACGGGGAAATTGCGAAAATAAATAATATGCTTCCATCTAAAGAAGAGTTTAAGGAATCGGCAGGACCGATTGCCCGTGGTTCCCTTCTAGGCTTTTTTGTCGGCATTTTACCGGGAGCAGGTGCGACACTGGCATCCTTCTTCTCTTATATTCTCGAAAAAAAGATTTCCAAAAATCCCTCGAAATTTGGAACAGGTGCAATTGCTGGTGTAGCGGCACCGGAAACTGCGAATAATGCCGCATCCGGCGGCGCGATGATCCCTTTACTGACATTAGGTATACCGGGTTCGGGAACCACTGCTATTTTAATGGGAGCGTTAATGATGTACAATGTCCAGCCCGGGCCATTATTATTTGAGGATCATCCACAGGTTGCCTGGGGTCTGATTGCTAGTATGTTTATCGGAAACATTATGTTATTAATCTTAAATTTGCCACTTGTAAAGGTATTTGCCAAAATCATTGAGACACCGAAGAAATATTTGATTCCGATGATTATCGCCATCTCGATATTTGGTGTCTATGCGGTACAAGTATCAACATATGATCTTTTGCTTTTATTAGCATGCGGTGTTCTTGGTTATTTCTTTAGTAAACATGACTATCCGATTGCCCCGCTTGTTCTCGGTCTTGTATTAGGACCTATGATTGAGAATAATCTTAGAAGGGCATTAACCATATCTAATGGAGATTACGGTGTATTTTTTACCCGGCCGCTTTCTTTGGTATTTCTACTGATTACGGTACTTTGGCTTGTTGTACCATTGCTGTTGAAACGGAAAGGGAAAGAAGTCATCATTAATGTAGAAGGGTAG
- a CDS encoding YjcZ family sporulation protein — protein sequence MYGYGGFGGGCCGGYGYGGVGYGGGFALIVVLFILLIIIGATCFY from the coding sequence ATGTATGGATACGGTGGATTTGGCGGCGGCTGCTGCGGAGGCTATGGTTATGGTGGAGTTGGTTACGGTGGAGGTTTTGCTTTAATCGTTGTACTGTTTATCTTGCTCATCATCATTGGAGCAACTTGCTTCTATTAA
- a CDS encoding sensor histidine kinase, which yields MRLHTKLMLGISILIIVLGTIIEFTFKNILETNLKHEIGSKALSVAQSISSMPEIEAAFSTNNPSAIIQPIAEKIRKQVDAEFIVIGNRNEIRYSHPNPKRLGQKMVGGDNGRVFKGESVISESTGTLGPSLRGKAPIFSGEKVIGVVSVGYLQTDIEKEVAKIQKKIFVATLIILFGGLIAALLISLNIKRAIFGLEPKEIAWMYQEKHAILESIHEGIIAIDTNGRITVVNETAHTILKVPMQTLLRGKRIEEVLENTHLLKVVETGQAEYDQEILISGEVYLANRIPIFNNKDEVIGAVASFRNKSELTKLLKELSHIKTYAEGLRAQTHEYSNRLYTLLGLIQLGSYKEAIDFISKEVDVAQGFIQFLMKEVPDPIIAAFILGKVSLASELKIQFSIDRESSFTDVPAAISRDSLITIIGNLVNNAFEAVRESDKEEKKVALFLTDLGKELIMEVEDNGNGIEETSGNLIFKQGYTTKDTSSNAGIGLSLVQKAVNELGGTITFSSAKGEGTIFTVAIPKSRGDLDEGEPRH from the coding sequence ATGCGATTACATACGAAATTAATGCTTGGAATCTCCATACTTATTATTGTCCTTGGAACGATTATTGAATTTACATTTAAAAATATTTTGGAAACCAATTTGAAACATGAAATCGGTTCTAAAGCATTATCTGTTGCACAATCGATTTCGAGTATGCCGGAGATCGAAGCTGCTTTTAGCACAAATAATCCGTCAGCGATTATTCAACCCATTGCTGAAAAAATTCGCAAGCAGGTTGACGCGGAATTTATCGTCATTGGAAACCGGAATGAAATCCGCTACTCTCACCCGAATCCCAAACGGTTAGGACAGAAAATGGTAGGTGGAGATAATGGCCGTGTGTTTAAAGGGGAATCGGTCATCTCAGAGTCCACCGGAACCCTCGGACCTTCCCTGAGGGGGAAGGCACCGATTTTCAGCGGGGAAAAGGTAATCGGTGTTGTTTCTGTGGGTTACCTCCAAACTGATATCGAAAAAGAAGTAGCAAAAATCCAGAAAAAGATCTTTGTTGCTACATTAATTATTTTATTCGGCGGGCTGATCGCTGCACTATTAATCTCGCTCAATATTAAAAGAGCCATTTTTGGATTGGAACCAAAGGAAATTGCCTGGATGTATCAGGAAAAACACGCGATTCTAGAATCCATTCATGAAGGAATCATTGCCATTGATACGAACGGCAGGATCACGGTGGTAAATGAAACAGCCCACACCATTTTAAAGGTACCAATGCAAACATTGCTTCGCGGAAAACGAATTGAAGAAGTCCTGGAAAATACACATCTGCTTAAAGTCGTTGAAACGGGACAAGCCGAGTATGATCAGGAAATTTTGATTTCAGGAGAAGTTTATTTAGCCAATCGCATTCCTATTTTCAATAATAAGGATGAAGTAATAGGTGCGGTAGCCAGCTTTCGGAATAAGTCCGAGCTTACCAAGCTCCTAAAGGAATTATCGCATATTAAAACGTATGCGGAGGGCTTGCGGGCCCAAACCCACGAATATTCTAATCGGCTTTATACCCTGTTGGGCTTGATCCAGCTCGGTTCCTATAAAGAAGCGATTGATTTTATCTCAAAGGAAGTAGATGTGGCCCAAGGGTTCATTCAATTTTTAATGAAGGAAGTACCTGACCCGATTATTGCCGCCTTTATCTTAGGGAAGGTAAGTTTAGCAAGTGAATTAAAAATTCAATTTTCAATCGACCGAGAGAGCAGCTTTACAGATGTACCTGCAGCGATTAGCAGGGACTCGTTAATAACCATTATTGGAAACCTGGTGAATAATGCCTTTGAAGCTGTAAGAGAGAGTGACAAAGAGGAAAAGAAGGTTGCCCTATTTTTAACCGATCTTGGCAAGGAATTGATTATGGAAGTAGAAGATAACGGTAATGGAATAGAGGAAACTAGCGGCAATCTGATATTTAAACAAGGTTACACAACAAAAGACACAAGCAGTAATGCTGGAATTGGACTAAGTTTAGTACAAAAGGCGGTTAACGAATTAGGCGGAACGATCACGTTTTCTTCGGCAAAGGGAGAAGGCACAATTTTTACTGTGGCAATACCAAAAAGTAGGGGGGATTTGGATGAAGGGGAACCGAGACATTGA
- a CDS encoding tripartite tricarboxylate transporter TctB family protein, translating into MAIKFDRIASVAFLVVGILFIVGSRNLSSTSYGSVVGPDIFPFILGIMLVLLSIRLFFESAASTGEGEKKEPLQYKPFLIIAAATLVYILTLEMIGYVITTFLFLFICFQTMERSKWLTSLIISAVFSGVVYFIFVEVLKGTLPGWPIWF; encoded by the coding sequence ATGGCGATAAAATTTGACAGAATTGCATCTGTAGCATTTCTTGTTGTTGGTATTTTATTTATTGTCGGGAGCAGGAATTTATCCAGCACATCATACGGAAGTGTGGTTGGGCCCGATATCTTTCCATTTATTCTTGGAATCATGCTGGTTTTATTAAGTATCCGTTTATTTTTCGAGTCTGCCGCAAGTACCGGGGAAGGGGAAAAGAAGGAACCTTTACAATACAAACCATTCTTAATAATAGCAGCTGCCACATTGGTTTATATTTTAACCTTAGAAATGATCGGTTATGTGATTACAACCTTTCTGTTTTTGTTTATTTGCTTTCAAACAATGGAACGGTCTAAGTGGCTTACATCACTAATCATCTCTGCAGTATTTTCAGGAGTTGTTTATTTCATTTTCGTTGAAGTATTAAAGGGCACATTGCCAGGCTGGCCCATTTGGTTTTAA
- a CDS encoding pentapeptide repeat-containing protein encodes MKIDFPKISADLPTKNFQDILFEEDPELEMCQVIDSVFENEEIGRVRLSNMVIKNCRFNHTDFRGIDITDVWFENCDLSNTNLSKSSIHRVVFKNSKLVGVDFTESRFGNVQFDNAVLNLAAFGDSKLEKCKFHETSLKNTDFFECKLKNVEFQFCILDGANFEQTPLKGIDISTSTFNSLTVSMDDLKGCKVSSFQAIQFAALMGLVIKD; translated from the coding sequence ATGAAAATTGATTTTCCCAAGATTTCAGCTGACTTACCAACAAAGAATTTCCAAGATATTTTATTTGAAGAAGACCCGGAATTAGAAATGTGCCAGGTCATTGACTCTGTTTTTGAAAATGAAGAAATTGGCCGGGTGCGTTTATCCAATATGGTGATTAAGAATTGCCGATTTAACCATACCGATTTTAGGGGGATTGACATAACCGATGTTTGGTTTGAAAACTGCGATTTATCCAATACCAATCTGAGCAAGTCTTCCATTCACCGGGTTGTATTCAAGAATAGTAAATTAGTGGGTGTGGATTTTACTGAATCACGGTTTGGAAATGTTCAGTTTGACAATGCTGTTTTAAACTTAGCGGCGTTCGGGGACTCAAAGCTTGAAAAATGTAAGTTTCATGAAACGTCACTTAAAAACACCGATTTCTTTGAATGTAAACTGAAGAACGTTGAATTTCAGTTTTGTATTTTGGATGGAGCAAACTTTGAACAAACGCCACTGAAGGGCATCGATATCAGTACCTCAACATTTAATTCGCTGACGGTGTCGATGGATGATTTAAAAGGCTGTAAAGTCTCATCCTTCCAAGCGATTCAATTCGCCGCATTAATGGGGTTGGTGATCAAGGATTAG
- a CDS encoding YjcZ family sporulation protein, with product MDGVGAGGGFALVVVLFILLIIIGASFVGGGFGGFY from the coding sequence ATGGATGGTGTAGGAGCAGGCGGAGGTTTTGCCTTAGTCGTTGTATTGTTTATCCTTCTCATTATTATAGGAGCTTCGTTCGTTGGAGGAGGATTCGGCGGTTTTTATTAA